A section of the Chelmon rostratus isolate fCheRos1 chromosome 16, fCheRos1.pri, whole genome shotgun sequence genome encodes:
- the kiaa1522 gene encoding uncharacterized protein KIAA1522 homolog isoform X2, whose amino-acid sequence MSRRRSTGDLVPRDVTEILAREARAQRGQKKPGSSLGQAFSWLKVSRKKKSITNGLSRTGAGVTVAKVGLQNHEPAKAGPKGNEDQKRLAVHYTTSQHYQENVFIEGSRPQYLEDLHTEAQEGLKILQQEEHKNGVNFPDDESIASTDTLRPEQDISSKDRGGSPEWRSTAGSTDTTVTSAVSTRPVLTRQGSTFKPLNPVKRLDKGRKRSRRTTIMGIPNQVQKELALHRSSTFQQLVSTQPPNPDGQPRNSQSGVVIIPTVDGGTPVENKEGARVHLSELEASRDEQLLRKHLQAVYQDEQPFNQQSFGSHLCPSTLRPKSVAVPGMTTSSSFSPSTLFSFLQEPQGPVMSISPQATYLSTIIPNAVLPASVEVIEIDRSSSRTRGSSVNHGSSVRTVSKSSLASGDSSVSPLLSRRSDGDGSQTDNSHTSTLMTTSTSGSNWSESQSSKTIISDSSPESSKRSTRSGNSQRVRLNGQESQTEQSNGDQDLVSLRSSVSTISSPSCKNEIVAGQGSESVVSGSVAAGEDAQTKQSFTRSLSVMKTKQPPAPPRRTNSLHTNKIRGNTRVLVGSTDLSDSVSGEVANATENIVAKDEKKSVTADTIKIPTTVPNTTGSSSSDASSSSLSPTQVSSDEVGGATESSSSSPQKTPLEGGKFERTMSPSSGYSSQSGTPTLSPKGISPTSPDKQKKKPIKPERSVSRASSSAASPSSSLTSLSSSTSEPVNPDVSTCSHSLPPQGFPPTVAEKDFTPHKDSSTLSTEVRELFNIPPPPKVKAPCPPPPETWAHNRRSFELLCGPCPNVSKVTQKPAQIQDSTLKQAETQTEALKEMEVSVEKQSTMDTSILKLSERKAEPETLLATGTEGVCNELENRECPGTTQEKMEASANVQKQEQSSGLVEKDPVNQETTPKKDPPPVMKKPKTVLHREEPDRQQRKMSSSATIDVQSPVENYKTSPQNGVIILVDKSEKEMDKSEVTSRQTLSVEVPKIVKASPPPTPPPAYHPTPPLSRKTPPSSVSVPPDELQRVQEEIHAVESCWPPPPPPMEGDSVFDGGDEVDFPPPPPPFVTDNVPNVMDSCITELDVSKRPTEDAEDTTEDSSEAQTPVHDQIPDLTLTGPQTVSDTKPEVVVQDSEANNSHEISCRPVQNVSSLSDSVPPTPVEAPPLLPITRAENPASVSALDPPSSLLRRDSLKIEDQSPSEPPVSAQPPITVPVAPPLPADSLTHGVNFRRQPSVANREARSKELLSRHKSAPIPKEDANIPLVTPSLLQMVRLRSVNMTEDQVKTPLEDKSTNQGVPVQESCPVSIPGPQNTPQKPIRKSLSLKSPPQTVKSSSVTLNTPSMRLQEAIRMKTAAMSSRDGLPSRLGVRSSTFNCVNEQGALSLKSIEGCDMHKSPASTASFIFSRSTKKVVIETTAASSLEAQASLKQCLAAELMQVSDQSKLAAFSNGGVKPDKVPPPVAKKPAHGSISPSQNLPACSAKIDFSVEGNGAIEVQHMSGITPPETTTTRVTADTIETLF is encoded by the exons CTGGCCCGAAGGGGAATGAAGACCAGAAGAGGTTGGCTGTCCACTACACGACCTCTCAGCACTACCAGGAGAATGTTTTCATCGAGGGCAGCAGGCCACAGTACCTGGAGGACCTGCACACTGAGGCCCAGGAAGGGCTCAAGATACTGCAGCAAGAAG AACACAAGAATGGAGTGAACTTTCCTGATGATGAGAGCATTGCT TCCACAGACACTCTGCGTCCGGAGCAGGATATCAGCTCCAAGGACAGAGGTGGATCTCCGGAGTGGAGATCCACCGCCGGGAGTACTGATACCACAGTAACCTCTGCTGTGTCAACTAGGCCTGTGCTCACCCGCCAAG GTTCTACATTCAAGCCTCTGAATCCAGTAAAAAGATTAGATAAgggcaggaagaggagcaggaggaccACCATCATGGGTATTCCAAACCAGGTGCAGAAAGAGCTTG CATTGCACAGAAGCTCAACGTTCCAGCAACTTGTTTCTACCCAGCCCCCTAATCCCGATGGACAACCcagaaacagccaatcaggtgTTGTTATCATTCCTACGGTTGATGGAGGGACTCCAGTAGAGAATAAAGAAGGTGCGAGGGTGCACCTTTCAGAGCTGGAG GCATCCAGAGATGAACAGTTGCTGAGGAAGCACCTCCAGGCAGTGTACCAAGACGAGCAGCCCTTCAACCAACAGAGCTTTGGCTCCCATCTCTGCCCCTCAACCCTGAGACCCAAGTCTGTTGCTGTACCTGGCAtgaccacttcctcctccttctctccctcaaCGTTGTTTAGCTTCCTCCAGGAACCCCAG ggCCCAGTAATGTCCATATCTCCTCAGGCCACCTACTTGTCTACAATCATTCCTAATGCGGTCTTGCCAGCCTCAGTTGAAGTCATAGAGATTGACCGCAGCAGCAGCCGGACACGAGGCAGCAGTGTAAACCATGGCAGTAGTGTCCGGACTGTAAGCAAAAGCAGCCTGGCATCTGGGGACTCATCAGTCAGCCCTTTGCTGTCCAGAAGATCAGATGGTGATGGTTCCCAGACTGACAATTCCCACACCTCCACACTGATGACCACATCAACTTCAGGGTCAAACTGGAGCGAGTCACAGTCTTCAAAAACCATTATTTCAGACTCCTCCCCTGAATCCTCCAAGCGTAGCACACGTAGTGGTAACTCACAGAGAGTGCGTCTAAATGGGCAGGAAAGCCAGACAGAGCAGTCTAATGGGGACCAAGACCTTGTCAGTCTCCGTAGCTCAGTTAGCACCATTAGCAGCCCcagctgtaaaaatgaaattgttGCGGGTCAAGGATCTGAGTCTGTTGTTTCAGGATCAGTTGCTGCTGGGGAGGATGCACAGACTAAACAGAGTTTCACTCGTAGCCTATCGGTTATGAAGACCAAGCAACCCCCAGCACCTCCACGGAGAACAAACTCTCTGCATACTAATAAGATCAGGGGCAACACCAGGGTTCTGGTCGGGAGCACAGATCTCAGTGACTCTGTGTCTGGAGAGGTGGCAAATGCCACAGAAAATATTGTAGCAAAGGATGAGAAAAAATCAGTTACTGCTGATACCATTAAGATCCCCACCACTGTACCGAACACCACTGGGTCCAGCTCTTCAGATGCTTCCTCTAGTTCTTTGAGCCCCACACAGGTTTCTTCCGATGAAGTTGGAGGAGCAACAGaatccagcagctcctcccCACAGAAAACGCCCTTAGAAGGGGGTAAATTTGAACGTACCATGTCCCCTTCCAGTGGCTACTCCAGTCAGAGTGGCACTCCGACACTTTCTCCAAAAGGGATCTCTCCAACCTCCCCtgacaaacagaagaagaaaccaaTCAAACCAGAGAGATCAGTGTCTCGGGCCTCATCCTCAGcagcttctccttcttcctctcttacCTCTCTATCATCCAGTACATCTGAGCCTGTAAATCCAGATGTCTCCACATGTAGCCACAGTCTGCCTCCACAGGGATTTCCACCCACTGTTGCTGAAAAAGACTTCACTCCACATAAAGATTCTTCCACTTTGAGCACTGAAGTCAGAGAACTGTTTAATATCCCTCCACCTCCTAAAGTCAAAGCAccatgtcctcctcctccagagacATGGGCTCACAACAGACGCTCCTTTGAGCTCCTGTGTGGACCTTGCCCTAATGTCAGCAAAGTAACCCAGAAACCAGCACAGATACAGGACAGCACACTTAAACAAGCAGAAACCCAGACTGAAGCCCTCAAGGAGATGGAAGTTTCAGTTGAAAAACAATCAACTATGGACACATCTATCTTGAAACTGTCAGAAAGGAAAGCAGAGCCTGAGACATTGTTAGCAACGGGTACTGAAGGTGTTTGCAACGAGCTGGAGAATAGAGAATGTCCGGGTACCACCCAAGAGAAGATGGAGGCAAGTGCAAATGTTCAGAAGCAAGAGCAAAGTAGCGGCCTTGTAGAGAAAGACCCCGTAAATCAAGAGACAACTCCAAAGAAAGATCCCCCTCCTGTCATGAAGAAACCCAAGACAGTACTGCACAGAGAGgaaccagacagacagcagaggaaaatgaGCAGCAGTGCCACGATAGATGTTCAGTCACCTGTTGAGAACTATAAAACTTCCCCACAGAATGGGGTTATAATTTTAGTCGATAAGAGTGAGAAGGAGATGGACAAAAGTGAGGTCACATCCAGGCAGACGCTTTCTGTAGAGGTCCCCAAAATTGTTAAGGCCTCGCCACCACCTACCCCTCCTCCAGCATACCACCCTACACCTCCTCTGTCAAGAAAGACACCTCCTTCGTCGGTATCTGTGCCACCAGATGAGTTACAGAGGGTACAGGAGGAGATCCATGCTGTAGAGTCCTGCTggccacctcctccacctcctatGGAAGGGGACTCTGTATTtgatggaggagatgaggttgactttcctccacctcctccaccctttGTGACAGACAATGTGCCAAATGTGATGGACAGTTGTATCACAGAGCTGGATGTCTCAAAAAGACCCACAGAGGACGCTGAAGATACCACTGAGGATTCAAGTGAAGCCCAGACACCTGTACATGATCAAATTCCAGATTTGACCCTTACTGGTCCACAAACAGTATCTGACACCAAACCAGAGGTTGTCGTGCAAGATTCAGAAGCTAACAACAGCCATGAGATTTCTTGTAGACCAGTGCAAAATGTTTCATCGCTTTCTGATAGTGTCCCACCTACACCAGTGGAGGCACCTCCTTTGCTACCTATTACAAGAGCAGAGAACCCAGCATCAGTCTCTGCTTTAGATCCTCCCAGCAGCCTCCTGAGGCGAGACTCTCTGAAAATTGAAGATCAGTCTCCCTCCGAGCCTCCTGTGAGTGCCCAACCTCCAATTACTGTGCCTGTAGCACCCCCTTTACCAGCAGACAGTTTAACCCATGGGGTTAACTTCCGAAGGCAGCCCAGTGTAGCAAATCGAGAGGCCAGGAGCAAGGAGCTCCTTTCTCGCCACAAAAGTGCACCCATTCCCAAAGAAGATGCTAACATACCTCTAGTCACCCCCTCCCTGCTTCAGATGGTTCGTCTCAGATCAGTTAATATGACTGAAGATCAGGTGAAAACTCCACTGGAGGACAAGTCAACAAACCAGGGAGTGCCAGTTCAGGAGAGTTGCCCAGTCTCAATCCCAGGACCTCAAAACACTCCCCAGAAGCCCATTCGCAAGTCCCTGTCACTAAAATCTCCTCCTCAGACAGTAAAATCTTCCTCTGTGACACTAAACACCCCTTCCATGCGCTTACAAGAAGCCATACGGATgaaaactgcagccatgtcttcaagAGATGGTCTTCCATCCCGACTGGGTGTGAGATCATCTACTTTCAACTGTGTCAATGAACAGGGGGCTCTGTCCCTGAAATCGATTGAAGGATGTGACATGCACAAGTCCCCTGCCTCTACAGCCAGCTTTATCTTTTCCAGGAGCACAAAAAAGGTTGTCATAGAGACTACAGCTGCCTCCTCCCTCGAAGCTCAGGCAAGTCTGAAGCAATGCTTAGCGGCTGAGCTCATGCAGGTGTCTGACCAATCAAAGCTTGCCGCTTTCTCTAATGGTGGGGTGAAGCCTGACAAAGTTCCTCCACCAGTAGCTAAGAAACCAGCCCACGGGAGCATCAGTCCTTCACAGAATCTTCCTGCTTGTTCAGCAAAGATAGACTTCAGTGTTGAAGGAAACGGAGCAATAGAAGTACAACATATGAGTGGAATCACACCTCCTGAGACAACAA CTACAAGAGTGACAGCAGACACAATtgaaacactgttttga
- the kiaa1522 gene encoding uncharacterized protein KIAA1522 homolog isoform X3, which yields MGNSIQKKKKVQTEKNSAHPSPSPSRQTPKASWLFGRPDKLKTAGPKGNEDQKRLAVHYTTSQHYQENVFIEGSRPQYLEDLHTEAQEGLKILQQEEHKNGVNFPDDESIASTDTLRPEQDISSKDRGGSPEWRSTAGSTDTTVTSAVSTRPVLTRQGSTFKPLNPVKRLDKGRKRSRRTTIMGIPNQVQKELALHRSSTFQQLVSTQPPNPDGQPRNSQSGVVIIPTVDGGTPVENKEGARVHLSELEQASRDEQLLRKHLQAVYQDEQPFNQQSFGSHLCPSTLRPKSVAVPGMTTSSSFSPSTLFSFLQEPQGPVMSISPQATYLSTIIPNAVLPASVEVIEIDRSSSRTRGSSVNHGSSVRTVSKSSLASGDSSVSPLLSRRSDGDGSQTDNSHTSTLMTTSTSGSNWSESQSSKTIISDSSPESSKRSTRSGNSQRVRLNGQESQTEQSNGDQDLVSLRSSVSTISSPSCKNEIVAGQGSESVVSGSVAAGEDAQTKQSFTRSLSVMKTKQPPAPPRRTNSLHTNKIRGNTRVLVGSTDLSDSVSGEVANATENIVAKDEKKSVTADTIKIPTTVPNTTGSSSSDASSSSLSPTQVSSDEVGGATESSSSSPQKTPLEGGKFERTMSPSSGYSSQSGTPTLSPKGISPTSPDKQKKKPIKPERSVSRASSSAASPSSSLTSLSSSTSEPVNPDVSTCSHSLPPQGFPPTVAEKDFTPHKDSSTLSTEVRELFNIPPPPKVKAPCPPPPETWAHNRRSFELLCGPCPNVSKVTQKPAQIQDSTLKQAETQTEALKEMEVSVEKQSTMDTSILKLSERKAEPETLLATGTEGVCNELENRECPGTTQEKMEASANVQKQEQSSGLVEKDPVNQETTPKKDPPPVMKKPKTVLHREEPDRQQRKMSSSATIDVQSPVENYKTSPQNGVIILVDKSEKEMDKSEVTSRQTLSVEVPKIVKASPPPTPPPAYHPTPPLSRKTPPSSVSVPPDELQRVQEEIHAVESCWPPPPPPMEGDSVFDGGDEVDFPPPPPPFVTDNVPNVMDSCITELDVSKRPTEDAEDTTEDSSEAQTPVHDQIPDLTLTGPQTVSDTKPEVVVQDSEANNSHEISCRPVQNVSSLSDSVPPTPVEAPPLLPITRAENPASVSALDPPSSLLRRDSLKIEDQSPSEPPVSAQPPITVPVAPPLPADSLTHGVNFRRQPSVANREARSKELLSRHKSAPIPKEDANIPLVTPSLLQMVRLRSVNMTEDQVKTPLEDKSTNQGVPVQESCPVSIPGPQNTPQKPIRKSLSLKSPPQTVKSSSVTLNTPSMRLQEAIRMKTAAMSSRDGLPSRLGVRSSTFNCVNEQGALSLKSIEGCDMHKSPASTASFIFSRSTKKVVIETTAASSLEAQASLKQCLAAELMQVSDQSKLAAFSNGGVKPDKVPPPVAKKPAHGSISPSQNLPACSAKIDFSVEGNGAIEVQHMSGITPPETTTTRVTADTIETLF from the exons CTGGCCCGAAGGGGAATGAAGACCAGAAGAGGTTGGCTGTCCACTACACGACCTCTCAGCACTACCAGGAGAATGTTTTCATCGAGGGCAGCAGGCCACAGTACCTGGAGGACCTGCACACTGAGGCCCAGGAAGGGCTCAAGATACTGCAGCAAGAAG AACACAAGAATGGAGTGAACTTTCCTGATGATGAGAGCATTGCT TCCACAGACACTCTGCGTCCGGAGCAGGATATCAGCTCCAAGGACAGAGGTGGATCTCCGGAGTGGAGATCCACCGCCGGGAGTACTGATACCACAGTAACCTCTGCTGTGTCAACTAGGCCTGTGCTCACCCGCCAAG GTTCTACATTCAAGCCTCTGAATCCAGTAAAAAGATTAGATAAgggcaggaagaggagcaggaggaccACCATCATGGGTATTCCAAACCAGGTGCAGAAAGAGCTTG CATTGCACAGAAGCTCAACGTTCCAGCAACTTGTTTCTACCCAGCCCCCTAATCCCGATGGACAACCcagaaacagccaatcaggtgTTGTTATCATTCCTACGGTTGATGGAGGGACTCCAGTAGAGAATAAAGAAGGTGCGAGGGTGCACCTTTCAGAGCTGGAG CAGGCATCCAGAGATGAACAGTTGCTGAGGAAGCACCTCCAGGCAGTGTACCAAGACGAGCAGCCCTTCAACCAACAGAGCTTTGGCTCCCATCTCTGCCCCTCAACCCTGAGACCCAAGTCTGTTGCTGTACCTGGCAtgaccacttcctcctccttctctccctcaaCGTTGTTTAGCTTCCTCCAGGAACCCCAG ggCCCAGTAATGTCCATATCTCCTCAGGCCACCTACTTGTCTACAATCATTCCTAATGCGGTCTTGCCAGCCTCAGTTGAAGTCATAGAGATTGACCGCAGCAGCAGCCGGACACGAGGCAGCAGTGTAAACCATGGCAGTAGTGTCCGGACTGTAAGCAAAAGCAGCCTGGCATCTGGGGACTCATCAGTCAGCCCTTTGCTGTCCAGAAGATCAGATGGTGATGGTTCCCAGACTGACAATTCCCACACCTCCACACTGATGACCACATCAACTTCAGGGTCAAACTGGAGCGAGTCACAGTCTTCAAAAACCATTATTTCAGACTCCTCCCCTGAATCCTCCAAGCGTAGCACACGTAGTGGTAACTCACAGAGAGTGCGTCTAAATGGGCAGGAAAGCCAGACAGAGCAGTCTAATGGGGACCAAGACCTTGTCAGTCTCCGTAGCTCAGTTAGCACCATTAGCAGCCCcagctgtaaaaatgaaattgttGCGGGTCAAGGATCTGAGTCTGTTGTTTCAGGATCAGTTGCTGCTGGGGAGGATGCACAGACTAAACAGAGTTTCACTCGTAGCCTATCGGTTATGAAGACCAAGCAACCCCCAGCACCTCCACGGAGAACAAACTCTCTGCATACTAATAAGATCAGGGGCAACACCAGGGTTCTGGTCGGGAGCACAGATCTCAGTGACTCTGTGTCTGGAGAGGTGGCAAATGCCACAGAAAATATTGTAGCAAAGGATGAGAAAAAATCAGTTACTGCTGATACCATTAAGATCCCCACCACTGTACCGAACACCACTGGGTCCAGCTCTTCAGATGCTTCCTCTAGTTCTTTGAGCCCCACACAGGTTTCTTCCGATGAAGTTGGAGGAGCAACAGaatccagcagctcctcccCACAGAAAACGCCCTTAGAAGGGGGTAAATTTGAACGTACCATGTCCCCTTCCAGTGGCTACTCCAGTCAGAGTGGCACTCCGACACTTTCTCCAAAAGGGATCTCTCCAACCTCCCCtgacaaacagaagaagaaaccaaTCAAACCAGAGAGATCAGTGTCTCGGGCCTCATCCTCAGcagcttctccttcttcctctcttacCTCTCTATCATCCAGTACATCTGAGCCTGTAAATCCAGATGTCTCCACATGTAGCCACAGTCTGCCTCCACAGGGATTTCCACCCACTGTTGCTGAAAAAGACTTCACTCCACATAAAGATTCTTCCACTTTGAGCACTGAAGTCAGAGAACTGTTTAATATCCCTCCACCTCCTAAAGTCAAAGCAccatgtcctcctcctccagagacATGGGCTCACAACAGACGCTCCTTTGAGCTCCTGTGTGGACCTTGCCCTAATGTCAGCAAAGTAACCCAGAAACCAGCACAGATACAGGACAGCACACTTAAACAAGCAGAAACCCAGACTGAAGCCCTCAAGGAGATGGAAGTTTCAGTTGAAAAACAATCAACTATGGACACATCTATCTTGAAACTGTCAGAAAGGAAAGCAGAGCCTGAGACATTGTTAGCAACGGGTACTGAAGGTGTTTGCAACGAGCTGGAGAATAGAGAATGTCCGGGTACCACCCAAGAGAAGATGGAGGCAAGTGCAAATGTTCAGAAGCAAGAGCAAAGTAGCGGCCTTGTAGAGAAAGACCCCGTAAATCAAGAGACAACTCCAAAGAAAGATCCCCCTCCTGTCATGAAGAAACCCAAGACAGTACTGCACAGAGAGgaaccagacagacagcagaggaaaatgaGCAGCAGTGCCACGATAGATGTTCAGTCACCTGTTGAGAACTATAAAACTTCCCCACAGAATGGGGTTATAATTTTAGTCGATAAGAGTGAGAAGGAGATGGACAAAAGTGAGGTCACATCCAGGCAGACGCTTTCTGTAGAGGTCCCCAAAATTGTTAAGGCCTCGCCACCACCTACCCCTCCTCCAGCATACCACCCTACACCTCCTCTGTCAAGAAAGACACCTCCTTCGTCGGTATCTGTGCCACCAGATGAGTTACAGAGGGTACAGGAGGAGATCCATGCTGTAGAGTCCTGCTggccacctcctccacctcctatGGAAGGGGACTCTGTATTtgatggaggagatgaggttgactttcctccacctcctccaccctttGTGACAGACAATGTGCCAAATGTGATGGACAGTTGTATCACAGAGCTGGATGTCTCAAAAAGACCCACAGAGGACGCTGAAGATACCACTGAGGATTCAAGTGAAGCCCAGACACCTGTACATGATCAAATTCCAGATTTGACCCTTACTGGTCCACAAACAGTATCTGACACCAAACCAGAGGTTGTCGTGCAAGATTCAGAAGCTAACAACAGCCATGAGATTTCTTGTAGACCAGTGCAAAATGTTTCATCGCTTTCTGATAGTGTCCCACCTACACCAGTGGAGGCACCTCCTTTGCTACCTATTACAAGAGCAGAGAACCCAGCATCAGTCTCTGCTTTAGATCCTCCCAGCAGCCTCCTGAGGCGAGACTCTCTGAAAATTGAAGATCAGTCTCCCTCCGAGCCTCCTGTGAGTGCCCAACCTCCAATTACTGTGCCTGTAGCACCCCCTTTACCAGCAGACAGTTTAACCCATGGGGTTAACTTCCGAAGGCAGCCCAGTGTAGCAAATCGAGAGGCCAGGAGCAAGGAGCTCCTTTCTCGCCACAAAAGTGCACCCATTCCCAAAGAAGATGCTAACATACCTCTAGTCACCCCCTCCCTGCTTCAGATGGTTCGTCTCAGATCAGTTAATATGACTGAAGATCAGGTGAAAACTCCACTGGAGGACAAGTCAACAAACCAGGGAGTGCCAGTTCAGGAGAGTTGCCCAGTCTCAATCCCAGGACCTCAAAACACTCCCCAGAAGCCCATTCGCAAGTCCCTGTCACTAAAATCTCCTCCTCAGACAGTAAAATCTTCCTCTGTGACACTAAACACCCCTTCCATGCGCTTACAAGAAGCCATACGGATgaaaactgcagccatgtcttcaagAGATGGTCTTCCATCCCGACTGGGTGTGAGATCATCTACTTTCAACTGTGTCAATGAACAGGGGGCTCTGTCCCTGAAATCGATTGAAGGATGTGACATGCACAAGTCCCCTGCCTCTACAGCCAGCTTTATCTTTTCCAGGAGCACAAAAAAGGTTGTCATAGAGACTACAGCTGCCTCCTCCCTCGAAGCTCAGGCAAGTCTGAAGCAATGCTTAGCGGCTGAGCTCATGCAGGTGTCTGACCAATCAAAGCTTGCCGCTTTCTCTAATGGTGGGGTGAAGCCTGACAAAGTTCCTCCACCAGTAGCTAAGAAACCAGCCCACGGGAGCATCAGTCCTTCACAGAATCTTCCTGCTTGTTCAGCAAAGATAGACTTCAGTGTTGAAGGAAACGGAGCAATAGAAGTACAACATATGAGTGGAATCACACCTCCTGAGACAACAA CTACAAGAGTGACAGCAGACACAATtgaaacactgttttga